In Actinoplanes derwentensis, the following proteins share a genomic window:
- a CDS encoding ABC transporter ATP-binding protein: MLPVLDVRALTKVYGVGDTEVRALDGVTLSVDKGEYVAVMGSSGSGKSTLMNILGCLDVPTTGRYLLDGVDVSRLSDEQLALARNRLIGFIFQSFNLIPRTSAVANVELPLAYAGMKGPERRRRALLSLDLVGLADRADHEPNQLSGGQQQRVAVARALVTEPALLLADEPTGNLDSHATEEVLAVLDDLNAAGRTIVIITHEDEVGARADRLIKLRDGRVTADSRQQPAGRHAAGATR; this comes from the coding sequence ATGCTGCCGGTCCTGGACGTCCGGGCGCTGACCAAGGTGTACGGCGTCGGCGACACCGAAGTGCGCGCCCTCGACGGCGTGACCCTGTCGGTGGACAAGGGCGAGTACGTCGCGGTGATGGGCTCGTCCGGTTCCGGCAAGTCGACGCTGATGAACATCCTGGGCTGCCTGGACGTGCCGACCACCGGCCGCTACCTGCTCGACGGGGTGGACGTCAGCCGGCTCAGCGACGAGCAGCTCGCCCTGGCCCGGAACCGGTTGATCGGCTTCATCTTCCAGTCGTTCAACCTGATCCCGCGGACCAGTGCGGTCGCGAACGTCGAGCTGCCCCTGGCGTACGCCGGAATGAAAGGTCCTGAGCGGCGCCGCCGCGCCCTGTTGTCCCTGGACCTGGTGGGTCTCGCCGACCGCGCCGACCACGAGCCCAACCAGCTCTCCGGCGGCCAGCAGCAGCGGGTCGCGGTGGCTCGCGCGCTGGTCACCGAACCGGCGCTGCTGCTGGCCGACGAACCCACCGGAAACCTGGACAGTCACGCCACCGAGGAGGTCCTGGCGGTGCTCGACGACCTGAACGCGGCCGGCCGGACCATCGTGATCATCACGCACGAGGACGAGGTGGGCGCCCGCGCCGACCGGCTGATCAAGCTCCGCGACGGCCGGGTCACCGCCGACTCGCGACAGCAGCCGGCCGGCCGGCACGCGGCGGGAGCCACCCGATGA
- a CDS encoding efflux RND transporter periplasmic adaptor subunit yields the protein MKALRRPSTAVNALLALLIVGAGLWGWVLLRDTSETTLVSASGTRTVTVSQGTVTKTVTADGSVASAATATATFTTAGTVTKITAKVGQAVAAGALLARVDPTDAQRDLALAEANREAAEDSLDRAETAGTDTGNATNAVAEAEIAVDEAEAAVAGTRLVAPMAGTVVAINGTLGGSSTVSGQDSTGGFVDLVDLSKLQITAAFPEADATELKVGQTATIVWNALQSATATGRVTAVDPTATTTNSVVTYGVTISLPTPPAGVKPGQTVTVAVVTGTVGDAVMVNSAAISTTGNRKSVTVLTTAGQQEVRQVKIGLAGDDASQITEGLTAGERVVIPESTTTTTTTNTRGGFPGTGGNGGPPGGGTGGR from the coding sequence GTGAAAGCGCTTCGCCGTCCCAGTACGGCAGTGAACGCCCTGCTGGCCCTGCTGATCGTCGGTGCGGGGCTCTGGGGCTGGGTCCTGCTGCGGGACACTTCCGAGACGACCCTGGTGAGCGCCTCCGGGACCCGGACGGTGACCGTCTCGCAGGGCACCGTCACCAAGACGGTGACCGCGGACGGCTCGGTGGCCAGTGCCGCCACCGCCACCGCCACGTTCACCACCGCGGGCACCGTCACCAAGATCACCGCAAAGGTGGGGCAGGCGGTGGCCGCCGGAGCGCTGCTCGCCCGGGTCGACCCCACTGACGCCCAGCGCGACCTGGCGCTCGCCGAGGCGAACCGGGAGGCCGCCGAGGACTCCCTGGACCGGGCCGAGACCGCGGGCACCGACACCGGGAACGCCACCAACGCGGTCGCCGAGGCCGAGATCGCCGTCGACGAGGCGGAGGCCGCGGTCGCCGGGACCCGTCTGGTCGCCCCGATGGCCGGCACCGTGGTCGCGATCAACGGCACCCTGGGCGGATCGTCGACGGTCTCCGGGCAGGATTCGACCGGTGGTTTCGTGGACCTGGTGGATCTGTCGAAGCTGCAGATCACCGCCGCGTTCCCCGAAGCGGACGCCACCGAACTGAAGGTGGGCCAGACCGCCACCATCGTGTGGAACGCGCTGCAGAGCGCCACCGCCACCGGCCGGGTGACCGCCGTCGACCCGACCGCGACCACCACGAACAGTGTCGTCACCTACGGTGTCACGATCAGCCTGCCGACCCCGCCGGCGGGCGTCAAACCCGGTCAGACCGTGACCGTCGCGGTGGTCACCGGCACCGTCGGGGACGCCGTCATGGTCAACTCGGCGGCGATCAGCACCACCGGCAACCGGAAGTCCGTCACCGTCCTCACCACGGCCGGTCAGCAGGAGGTCCGCCAGGTCAAGATCGGCCTGGCCGGTGACGACGCCTCGCAGATCACCGAAGGGCTGACCGCCGGCGAGCGGGTGGTCATCCCGGAGAGCACCACCACGACCACCACCACGAACACGCGCGGCGGGTTCCCCGGGACCGGCGGCAACGGTGGCCCGCCCGGCGGCGGAACGGGCGGGCGCTGA
- a CDS encoding efflux RND transporter periplasmic adaptor subunit, translated as MSDESRESRRDRRIRWIGAVIVVLGAVAGGVILALDQEQRTTSAAIVVAVTDRGPITLDVATTGTVEPATTRALSFGVGGTVAAVPVRPGNRVVKGQKLATLDGTDTTDAVTDAQSQLAEARTRLTAAKVVTAHTTASATTCARPARSTPAAAAAAVPALPVAPAAVPVAPDAAAAADVAAAAADVEVTATYEIDLGSAVSATPCATQGFPDRGNDPVLTAEQQVNRAARAVEKATTARAGATITAPIAGTVVAVSGSVGDQVRSGAGFVSLADTYTMQVRADFPEADAGSLAVGQNATVTLAGADAGLDAAVVQVDPAGTSDGTLVRYGVLLAFAASPDGLLVGQSAQVKVRTGEVADALRVPSTAVHDVSTGAGTVLVRSGNRSAERLVTVGLRGDQYTEILDGLSVGDQVVRSW; from the coding sequence ATGAGTGACGAATCGCGGGAGAGCCGCCGTGACCGGCGCATACGGTGGATCGGGGCCGTGATCGTCGTGCTGGGAGCGGTCGCCGGCGGGGTGATCCTCGCGCTCGATCAGGAGCAGCGGACCACCTCGGCGGCCATCGTGGTCGCCGTCACCGACCGCGGCCCGATCACGCTCGACGTAGCCACCACCGGCACTGTCGAACCCGCCACCACCCGAGCCCTGTCGTTCGGGGTGGGCGGCACCGTCGCCGCAGTGCCGGTACGCCCCGGCAACCGGGTGGTCAAGGGCCAGAAACTGGCCACGCTGGACGGCACCGACACCACCGACGCCGTCACTGACGCCCAGTCCCAGTTGGCCGAGGCCCGAACCCGGCTCACCGCCGCGAAGGTGGTCACCGCCCACACCACCGCAAGCGCCACCACCTGCGCCCGCCCGGCCAGATCCACCCCGGCCGCCGCTGCCGCCGCTGTCCCCGCTCTCCCCGTTGCCCCCGCAGCTGTCCCCGTTGCCCCCGATGCTGCCGCCGCAGCCGACGTTGCCGCTGCTGCCGCCGACGTCGAAGTCACTGCCACCTACGAGATCGATCTCGGCTCGGCCGTCTCCGCGACGCCCTGCGCGACCCAGGGGTTCCCGGACCGCGGCAACGACCCGGTTCTCACCGCCGAGCAGCAGGTCAACCGGGCCGCCCGCGCTGTCGAGAAGGCGACGACGGCGCGGGCCGGCGCTACCATCACCGCCCCGATCGCCGGCACCGTGGTCGCGGTCTCCGGCAGTGTCGGTGACCAGGTCCGGAGCGGTGCCGGATTCGTGAGCCTGGCCGACACGTACACCATGCAGGTGCGGGCCGACTTTCCGGAAGCGGACGCCGGCTCGCTCGCGGTCGGGCAGAACGCCACCGTCACGCTGGCCGGTGCGGACGCGGGGCTCGACGCCGCCGTGGTCCAGGTCGATCCGGCCGGGACGTCGGACGGCACCCTGGTCCGGTACGGCGTCCTGCTCGCCTTCGCCGCATCGCCGGACGGTCTGCTCGTCGGCCAGAGCGCCCAGGTCAAAGTGCGCACCGGCGAGGTGGCCGACGCACTGCGAGTGCCGTCGACGGCCGTGCACGACGTCTCCACCGGTGCCGGGACGGTCCTGGTGCGCAGCGGTAACCGCTCGGCCGAGCGGCTGGTGACGGTCGGGCTCCGCGGTGATCAGTACACCGAGATCCTCGACGGGCTGTCCGTGGGCGATCAGGTCGTCCGTTCCTGGTGA
- a CDS encoding TetR/AcrR family transcriptional regulator, whose amino-acid sequence MPPADRRLQPRREPRQVRAELTRERILAAAAHVFTEFGYAAGTTNRIAERARISIGSLYQYFPNKDAILAQLLVRHIDRGTWTGADQLGLAPGTLKDTVRAMVRDAIDNHSEDPQLLRIMIEEAPLSQELLDTIERHGRTRTAQISDLLARHPDVRVGDVGTAADLILFTIEMNTHKLMAAPGSVPVETFERELVDMITRYLRGDQ is encoded by the coding sequence ATGCCGCCGGCCGACCGCCGACTTCAGCCACGTCGCGAGCCCCGTCAGGTGCGTGCCGAACTCACCCGCGAACGCATCCTCGCCGCGGCTGCTCACGTTTTCACCGAGTTCGGCTATGCCGCCGGCACCACCAACCGCATCGCCGAGCGGGCCCGCATCTCGATCGGTTCGCTGTACCAGTACTTCCCCAACAAGGACGCCATCCTCGCCCAGCTGCTGGTGCGCCACATCGACCGCGGTACCTGGACCGGCGCCGACCAGCTCGGCCTCGCGCCGGGCACGCTCAAGGACACCGTCCGGGCGATGGTCCGCGACGCGATCGACAACCACAGCGAGGACCCGCAACTGCTGCGCATCATGATCGAAGAGGCGCCGCTGTCCCAGGAACTGCTCGACACCATCGAACGGCACGGCCGGACCCGCACCGCCCAGATCAGTGACCTGCTCGCCCGCCACCCGGACGTCCGGGTCGGCGACGTCGGCACCGCCGCCGACCTGATCCTGTTCACCATCGAGATGAACACCCACAAACTGATGGCGGCCCCCGGTTCGGTCCCGGTCGAGACCTTCGAACGCGAACTCGTCGACATGATCACCCGCTACCTGCGCGGCGACCAGTAG
- a CDS encoding FAD-binding oxidoreductase, with the protein MSSEDKHLLSTVEQIEATVGSPAAAVMLKQIGALDEGCRMVLARSPIAAFGYRDATGTSTTTFVGGRPGFARMLSPTRIAFAAPPGAQGPVSLFFLLPGVGEVLRINGTAPVNVEPGVDVDVTVNVEEAFVHCAQAVLRSSLWQPPAPAVATPEVTGDGPLGRSGVAAFLAAAPFLALSTWGGTGSDTSPRGDQGAVAWILDDRTLLIADRKGNKRADALHNLMQDDRLSLAALVPGRGGVLHLNGRGVITADPELLATLALRGMPPHAALLVDVEHAEVTESEVVAGSRMWSPGAHVVPGETPDLMVLAGEHLAANAGRGGRLLRALWAIPGIERLLRRVMAKAYRSGLRKEGYAQDGGLREVRVAEIRRETPSAVTLVLTDAAGGSFDFRAGQFFTLVADLDGQPVRRAYSASSAPGSSQLEVTVKRIEGGRFSTHVHQSLRTGDRLAVRGPAGTFHLASTAEIVLVAAGSGVTPMMSMIRTRLAGGVPGRIALLYSSRSEEEIIFAAELGRLTAEHPGRLSVTHVLTGQSGRLTAAEPAHAGGRLDGAGIRHWIVGVAPAADAHYYVCGPEALMDAVQDVLTGLGVDGSRVHSERYAAGVDAGGGSAETQELTVEQNGRSLGTTTVAPGHTLLDAGLAAGLPMPYSCMAGGCGECRVRLIGGTVTRTESDGSVLACVSCPLSAVKLDIGR; encoded by the coding sequence GTGAGCAGCGAAGACAAACATCTCCTGTCGACCGTGGAGCAGATCGAGGCGACCGTCGGCAGTCCTGCGGCAGCGGTCATGCTCAAGCAGATCGGCGCCCTGGACGAGGGCTGCCGGATGGTTCTGGCCCGCAGCCCGATCGCGGCGTTCGGTTATCGGGACGCCACCGGCACGAGTACGACGACCTTCGTCGGTGGCCGTCCCGGCTTCGCCCGGATGCTGTCCCCGACCCGCATCGCGTTCGCCGCTCCACCGGGCGCCCAGGGGCCGGTCTCACTGTTCTTCCTGCTGCCGGGCGTCGGCGAGGTCCTGCGCATCAACGGAACCGCGCCCGTCAACGTTGAGCCGGGCGTCGATGTTGACGTGACCGTCAATGTTGAGGAAGCGTTTGTGCACTGCGCACAAGCCGTTCTCCGGTCCAGCCTGTGGCAGCCACCCGCCCCGGCCGTGGCCACCCCCGAGGTCACCGGCGACGGGCCCCTGGGCCGGTCGGGGGTCGCCGCGTTCCTCGCCGCCGCCCCGTTCCTCGCGCTCTCCACCTGGGGTGGAACCGGCAGCGACACCAGCCCGCGCGGCGACCAGGGGGCGGTGGCCTGGATTCTGGACGACCGCACGCTGCTCATCGCCGACCGGAAGGGCAACAAACGGGCTGACGCGCTGCACAACCTGATGCAGGACGACCGGCTCTCGCTGGCGGCACTGGTGCCGGGACGCGGCGGGGTGCTGCACCTGAACGGCCGGGGTGTCATCACCGCTGATCCCGAACTGCTGGCGACGCTGGCACTGCGCGGAATGCCACCGCACGCGGCGCTTCTCGTCGACGTGGAGCATGCCGAGGTGACCGAGAGCGAGGTGGTGGCCGGTTCGCGAATGTGGTCACCCGGCGCGCACGTCGTTCCCGGCGAGACACCGGACCTGATGGTGCTGGCCGGGGAGCATCTGGCGGCCAACGCGGGGCGGGGCGGGCGGCTGCTGCGGGCGCTCTGGGCGATTCCAGGCATCGAGCGACTGTTGCGGCGGGTGATGGCCAAGGCCTACCGGTCCGGTCTACGGAAGGAGGGTTACGCGCAGGACGGCGGGCTGCGGGAGGTACGTGTCGCCGAGATCCGCCGGGAGACGCCGAGCGCGGTCACGCTCGTGCTGACCGACGCTGCGGGCGGGTCGTTCGACTTCCGGGCCGGCCAGTTCTTCACCCTCGTCGCCGATCTGGACGGTCAGCCGGTGCGCCGGGCCTATTCGGCGTCGTCGGCTCCCGGCTCGTCACAGCTTGAGGTGACCGTCAAACGGATCGAGGGCGGGCGGTTCTCCACGCATGTGCACCAGAGTCTGCGTACCGGCGACCGGCTGGCGGTGCGTGGCCCGGCCGGCACGTTCCATCTGGCGTCCACGGCGGAGATCGTGCTGGTCGCGGCGGGCAGCGGGGTGACCCCGATGATGAGCATGATCCGCACGCGGCTGGCGGGTGGGGTTCCCGGCCGGATCGCGCTGCTCTACAGCAGCCGCAGCGAAGAGGAGATCATCTTCGCGGCCGAGTTGGGCAGGCTCACCGCCGAGCACCCGGGCCGGCTGTCGGTCACCCACGTGCTGACCGGCCAGAGCGGGCGGCTCACCGCGGCGGAACCGGCCCACGCGGGTGGGCGGCTCGACGGGGCGGGGATTCGCCACTGGATCGTGGGGGTGGCGCCCGCCGCTGACGCCCACTACTACGTGTGCGGTCCCGAAGCGCTGATGGACGCGGTTCAGGACGTCCTGACCGGTCTGGGAGTCGACGGGTCGCGGGTGCACAGTGAGCGCTACGCCGCCGGTGTGGACGCCGGGGGTGGGTCGGCTGAAACGCAGGAGCTGACCGTTGAACAGAACGGTCGTTCTCTCGGCACGACGACGGTGGCACCGGGGCATACGCTGCTCGACGCGGGGCTTGCCGCTGGGCTGCCGATGCCGTACTCCTGCATGGCCGGCGGCTGTGGCGAGTGCCGGGTTCGACTGATCGGCGGCACGGTCACCCGGACCGAATCGGACGGGTCCGTGCTGGCGTGTGTGAGTTGTCCCCTATCGGCGGTGAAACTCGATATCGGGCGGTGA
- a CDS encoding alpha/beta fold hydrolase — protein sequence MTETMVKVAGGDTVWADDSGDGPPLVLLHPGVGDSRVWDPILPDLRGRFRVIRYDARGFGRSPAPTAPFVLLDDLVAVLDHFGIERAPIVGCSQGGDAALGLAITQPERVSALVLLCPGISGFPVPAAPAVRAAYAEAEKQGFDAMVEVALSMWARGERTPEVVEQLRSGVRGWLAENDLEQPNPDVFDRLGEITAPTSLLVGDLDVDWIIDAAQQAATRIPGVEFVEVPGVDHLPPLRIPERVLALIEATVSRSRG from the coding sequence ATGACTGAGACGATGGTGAAGGTCGCCGGTGGCGACACGGTGTGGGCGGACGACAGTGGGGACGGTCCGCCACTGGTGCTGCTACACCCGGGGGTGGGTGACTCGCGGGTGTGGGATCCGATCCTGCCGGATCTACGGGGGCGGTTCCGAGTGATTCGCTACGACGCCCGCGGATTCGGGCGGTCGCCCGCACCCACCGCGCCGTTTGTGCTTCTCGACGATCTGGTAGCGGTGCTGGATCACTTCGGGATCGAGCGGGCCCCGATCGTCGGGTGCAGCCAGGGCGGGGACGCCGCCTTGGGACTGGCGATCACCCAGCCGGAGCGGGTGTCGGCTCTGGTGCTGCTCTGCCCGGGCATCTCCGGGTTCCCGGTTCCGGCAGCTCCGGCGGTGCGTGCCGCCTACGCCGAAGCCGAGAAACAGGGATTCGACGCGATGGTCGAGGTGGCGCTGAGTATGTGGGCGCGCGGCGAACGAACCCCGGAAGTGGTCGAGCAACTCCGGTCGGGGGTCCGGGGCTGGCTCGCCGAGAACGATCTGGAGCAGCCGAACCCGGACGTGTTCGACCGGCTCGGCGAGATCACCGCGCCCACTTCGCTGCTGGTCGGCGATCTGGACGTGGATTGGATCATCGACGCCGCCCAGCAGGCCGCGACGCGCATTCCGGGTGTGGAGTTCGTCGAGGTGCCGGGCGTCGATCACCTGCCGCCGCTGCGGATCCCGGAGCGGGTGCTGGCGCTGATCGAGGCCACCGTCAGCCGTTCGCGAGGATGA
- a CDS encoding LutC/YkgG family protein, translating to MSSRELILDRIRAALRDAPVVDEVPREYRAAGTNTADLDVLIDRLVDYKAEVYRVGEAEVAATVQRLAGEGGSVLVPAGLPESWRPEGAFTDDDLAPDRIAAADVVLTAAAVAVAETGTIVLDASPDQGRRIITLLPDVHVIVLRPDQVVASVPDAVARLDPGRPLTWISGPSATSDIELNRVEGVHGPRHLHVIILANG from the coding sequence ATGAGCTCCCGAGAACTGATCCTGGACCGGATCCGGGCCGCCCTGCGGGACGCGCCAGTGGTGGACGAGGTGCCACGGGAGTACCGGGCGGCCGGCACGAACACGGCCGATCTGGACGTGCTGATCGACCGGCTCGTCGACTACAAGGCCGAGGTCTACCGGGTCGGCGAGGCCGAGGTGGCGGCCACCGTGCAGCGGCTGGCGGGGGAGGGCGGCTCGGTACTCGTACCCGCCGGGCTGCCTGAATCGTGGCGCCCGGAGGGTGCCTTCACCGACGACGACCTCGCGCCGGACCGCATCGCCGCCGCCGACGTCGTCCTCACCGCCGCGGCCGTCGCCGTGGCGGAGACCGGAACCATCGTCCTGGACGCCTCACCCGACCAGGGCCGGCGGATCATCACCCTGCTGCCGGACGTGCACGTCATCGTCCTGCGGCCGGATCAGGTGGTCGCCTCGGTGCCGGACGCCGTCGCCCGGCTGGATCCGGGCCGCCCGCTGACCTGGATCAGCGGACCGTCGGCCACCAGCGACATCGAACTGAACCGGGTCGAAGGCGTGCACGGACCCCGTCACCTGCACGTCATCATCCTCGCGAACGGCTGA
- a CDS encoding (Fe-S)-binding protein yields the protein MRIAFFATCLADTLFPEAAKATVRLLERLGHEVVFPFEQTCCGQMHINTGYQEQALPLVKRYAATFDRYEVIVVPSGSCAGSIRHQHSMVAAKYGDAGLASRSADVAARTYELSELLIDVLKVEDVGAFYPHRVTYHPTCHSLRMTRVGDKPLRLLRQVRGLELVELPDAEQCCGFGGTFALKNAETSAAMLADKMTNVVSTGAEVCTAGDTSCLMHINGGLSRSSAGVRTVHLAEILASTESS from the coding sequence GTGCGGATCGCGTTCTTCGCCACGTGCCTGGCCGACACCCTCTTTCCGGAGGCGGCCAAGGCCACGGTGCGGCTGCTCGAACGGCTCGGGCACGAGGTGGTGTTCCCGTTCGAACAGACCTGCTGCGGGCAGATGCACATCAACACCGGCTACCAGGAGCAGGCGTTACCGCTGGTCAAACGATATGCGGCAACCTTTGACCGGTACGAGGTGATCGTCGTCCCGTCCGGGTCCTGCGCCGGGTCGATCCGGCATCAGCACAGCATGGTGGCCGCGAAATACGGCGACGCGGGGCTGGCGTCCCGATCGGCAGACGTCGCCGCGCGTACCTACGAGCTGTCCGAACTGCTGATCGACGTGCTCAAGGTGGAGGATGTCGGGGCGTTCTATCCGCATCGGGTCACCTATCACCCGACCTGTCACAGCCTGCGGATGACCCGGGTCGGTGACAAGCCGTTGCGGCTGTTGCGGCAGGTCCGAGGGCTGGAGCTGGTCGAGTTGCCGGACGCTGAGCAGTGTTGCGGGTTCGGCGGGACGTTCGCGCTGAAGAACGCCGAGACGTCCGCCGCCATGCTCGCCGACAAGATGACCAACGTCGTCTCGACCGGCGCGGAGGTGTGCACCGCTGGTGACACCTCCTGTCTCATGCACATAAATGGCGGTTTGTCCCGGTCGAGTGCCGGGGTGCGCACGGTTCACCTGGCCGAGATCCTCGCCTCCACGGAGTCGTCATGA
- a CDS encoding rhamnulokinase, which yields MSDAFAAVDLGASSGRVVVGRFHQGELELDVVHRFANEPVRVGGTLHWDILALYRGVVEGLREAGPVRGIGIDSWAVDYGLIDDDGALLGNPVHYRDARTDGIAERVRDIYDVCGLQTLPFNTVYQLIAAEPTAQYAAAHRLLLIPDLLAYWLTGEIGAEYTNASTTGLLDVRTREWSWPLISELGLRSTVLPPIRHPGDRIGLYEGTPVIAVGSHDTASAVVAVPADGSDFAYISCGTWSLVGLELDHPVLSDASRAANFTNEGGVDSTIRYLRNVMGLWPLQECLREWGSPDLPALLAAAASKPELAHVVDLDDPVFLPPGDMAGRLRKTAGLPADADRPTVVRCILDSLALAHRRAVRQAQELAGRQVSVVHLVGGGARNELLCQLTADACGLPVLAGPVEATAIGNLLVQARAAGVVEGGLDAMRALVRETQQIVRYEPVVSTAWDDAATRVGR from the coding sequence ATGAGCGACGCTTTCGCGGCTGTCGACCTCGGCGCGTCGAGTGGGCGCGTCGTGGTCGGCCGCTTTCACCAGGGCGAGCTCGAACTGGACGTGGTGCACCGGTTCGCCAACGAGCCGGTGCGGGTCGGTGGGACCCTGCACTGGGACATCCTGGCGCTCTACCGCGGGGTGGTCGAAGGACTACGTGAGGCCGGGCCGGTACGCGGGATCGGGATCGACTCGTGGGCGGTCGACTACGGGCTGATCGACGACGACGGCGCGCTGCTCGGCAACCCGGTGCACTACCGGGACGCGCGCACCGACGGCATCGCCGAACGGGTGCGGGACATCTATGACGTGTGCGGGCTGCAGACACTGCCGTTCAACACCGTGTACCAGTTGATCGCGGCCGAGCCGACGGCCCAGTACGCCGCCGCGCACCGGCTGCTGCTGATCCCCGACCTGCTGGCCTACTGGCTGACCGGGGAGATCGGCGCGGAGTACACCAACGCGTCGACCACGGGGCTGCTCGACGTACGTACCCGCGAATGGTCCTGGCCGTTGATCTCCGAATTGGGGTTGCGGTCCACGGTGCTGCCCCCGATCCGGCACCCCGGCGACCGGATCGGGCTCTACGAGGGCACGCCGGTGATCGCGGTCGGCTCGCACGACACGGCCAGCGCTGTCGTCGCCGTGCCCGCCGACGGGAGCGACTTCGCGTACATCTCCTGTGGCACCTGGTCCCTGGTCGGCCTGGAACTGGACCATCCGGTGCTCAGTGACGCGTCGCGGGCGGCGAACTTCACCAACGAGGGCGGCGTCGACTCGACGATCCGGTACCTGCGCAACGTGATGGGGCTGTGGCCGCTGCAGGAGTGCCTGCGCGAGTGGGGCTCGCCCGACCTGCCCGCGCTGCTGGCCGCGGCGGCGTCGAAACCGGAACTGGCGCATGTGGTCGACCTCGACGATCCGGTCTTCCTGCCGCCCGGCGACATGGCGGGCCGGCTGCGCAAGACCGCCGGGCTGCCCGCCGACGCCGACCGGCCGACCGTCGTGCGCTGCATCCTGGACAGTCTCGCGCTGGCCCACCGGCGAGCCGTCCGGCAGGCCCAGGAACTGGCCGGACGTCAGGTCAGCGTGGTGCACCTGGTCGGCGGCGGGGCGCGCAACGAACTGCTCTGCCAGCTGACCGCGGACGCCTGCGGGCTGCCGGTGCTGGCCGGTCCGGTCGAGGCCACCGCCATCGGTAACCTGCTCGTGCAGGCGCGGGCCGCCGGTGTGGTCGAGGGGGGACTGGATGCGATGCGGGCGCTGGTGCGCGAGACTCAGCAGATCGTGCGGTACGAGCCCGTCGTCTCCACGGCCTGGGACGACGCCGCCACGCGAGTAGGGAGGTGA